The Paenibacillus sp. RC334 nucleotide sequence GTTCATTATGAGTCAGAGTCTGGACGTATTCGTAAGGCGGTTGATGGAGTTTCCCTGAGACTGCATGCAGGAGAATGGATCAGTGTTGTAGGAGCCAATGGAAGTGGCAAAAGTACGCTGGCCGGGCTGTTGATTGGGTTCACTCCGTTATCCGGTGGAGCAAGGCAGGCTTCCTCAGAACTTGTCGTTCGTGGAGTCCTGCAGCAGCCTGATGCGCAGGTGCTCGGTGACACCATTGAAGAGGAATTTCATTTCGCCTTATCGCCATTGCTTGGATCCGTAGACGAACAATTACGGCGTAGAGAACACGCATTACATACCGTAGGGCTTGACTTCCCGCCGGGAGCGGCAATCTCACAGCTTTCTGGAGGGCAAAAACAATTGCTCAACATTGCGGTAGCGCTGGCAGCCAAACCGGACGTACTCATTCTGGACGAACCAACAGCCATGCTGGATCCCGGAGCGAGAGAACGAATGGAAGCCATTGTGCATGCCGTTGTCCGCAAGGGGACGGCGGTAATCTGGATTACGCATCATCTGGAAGAAGCCACCTTGTGTGATCGAATCATTGCTATGGAACGAGGACGTTGTGTGTATGACGGAGTGCCTTCGTCCTTCTTTTATGGACGTGAGAAGGAGGTGATCGCTGCCAAAGAAGATGAGCAGCGATCACCTTGTGAGCGACTTGGGCTTGATCCACCTTTCACTGTGCAAACGGCGCTCCTGCTGAAGCAGCAAGGCATGCTTCGGCATGCCACCCCCACTGCGACCTGAGCAGCTGGTTAAGGAGGTAGCCTGTTGCATATCGAATTGAATCATTTAAGTGTAGCAGCGCCGGAACCCCATAAACGTGCACTGCTTCAAGATGTGTCCGTTACAATGAACAGTGGGGAAATCACCCTGCTGCTGGGTTGCACAGGGTCGGGAAAAACTACGCTGCTGCAAACGATAGCTGGCCTAAAACCACCAAATGAAGGGAGTATTCTGCTGGATGATGAGCCCTTCTGGCAAAACGAAAAAGTGCCGCAGTCTATTCTTTTGCGGATGGGGCTGGTATTTCAATTCCCGGAGCAACAACTGTTTGCCCGCAGCGTTCAGCGTGAATTCGCGTATTCTCTGCGTCCATATCGAATTACCGAGGAGCAAAAAAAAACGCCAAATTGCCAGTACCCTTGAACAGTGGGACCCGCCAGCAGGCAAAGAGTCGGAGCGGCGGTTCAATCTGGACAGATCGCCATTTGCACTGAGCGGAGGAGAACGGAGAAAACTTGGTCTTGCATTGGGAACCGCTGTCGAGCCGCATTGGCTGCTTCTGGATGAACCCAGCGCCGGATTGGAAGCGCAAAGTGTAGTGCTTCT carries:
- a CDS encoding ATP-binding cassette domain-containing protein, with protein sequence MNQKGKDPFAMQDVIPLITLENARVHYESESGRIRKAVDGVSLRLHAGEWISVVGANGSGKSTLAGLLIGFTPLSGGARQASSELVVRGVLQQPDAQVLGDTIEEEFHFALSPLLGSVDEQLRRREHALHTVGLDFPPGAAISQLSGGQKQLLNIAVALAAKPDVLILDEPTAMLDPGARERMEAIVHAVVRKGTAVIWITHHLEEATLCDRIIAMERGRCVYDGVPSSFFYGREKEVIAAKEDEQRSPCERLGLDPPFTVQTALLLKQQGMLRHATPTAT
- a CDS encoding ATP-binding cassette domain-containing protein; translation: MHIELNHLSVAAPEPHKRALLQDVSVTMNSGEITLLLGCTGSGKTTLLQTIAGLKPPNEGSILLDDEPFWQNEKVPQSILLRMGLVFQFPEQQLFARSVQREFAYSLRPYRITEEQKKTPNCQYP